Proteins co-encoded in one Maylandia zebra isolate NMK-2024a linkage group LG16, Mzebra_GT3a, whole genome shotgun sequence genomic window:
- the atp5mc3a gene encoding ATP synthase membrane subunit c locus 3a, which yields MYACAKFVSTPAVVRAGSRVLYRPLSASVLSRPDVKSESSVALLPQSPLSQATLRGFQTSAISRDIDTAAKFIGAGAATVGVAGSGAGIGTVFGSLIIGYARNPSLKQQLFSYAILGFALSEAMGLFCLMVAFLILFAM from the exons ATGTACGCCTGCGCTAAGTTCGTCTCCacgccggctgtg GTCCGTGCTGGTTCCCGGGTTCTTTACCGACCTCTgtctgcctctgtgctgtccagGCCTGATGTCAAATCAGAG AGCAGTGTTGCTCTGCTGCCTCAGAGCCCCCTGAGCCAGGCTACACTGAGAGGCTTCCAGACAAGCGCTATCAGCAGGGACATTGACACTGCCGCCAAGTTCATTGGTGCTGGAGCCGCCACAGTCGGAGTAGCTGGATCTGGTGCTGGAATTGGGACAGTGTTTGGTAGTCTCATCATTGGCTATGCTag GAACCCATCTCTGAAGCAGCAGCTGTTTTCATACGCTATCCTGGGATTCGCCCTGTCTGAAGCCATGGGACTGTTCTGTTTGATGGTGGCTTTCCTTATCCTGTTCGCTATGTAA